The Falco cherrug isolate bFalChe1 chromosome 11 unlocalized genomic scaffold, bFalChe1.pri SUPER_11_unloc_12, whole genome shotgun sequence genome contains the following window.
TCCTCATCtctctgtccctgtccccttcccGCCATGTCCTGCCCCCATCCtctgtcccccctccccccatctCTGCCCTTCTCCACGTGCCTCgctgtctgtctgtccccatgtccctgccctgctgcctgtcacCGCTGCGTCTCTGCCCCATCTGTGTGTCCTCATACACTGCTCCTGGGGTCCCTGttcccctggggctgcccccctTCCCTCTGTGTCGCTGTCCCCGCTGTCCGTGCGTGTCCCCCACGTCTGCCCCATGCCCCGTGTCCCTGTCCCCGTGTGTCCCCCACGTCTGCCCCGTGCCCCGTGCCCCTGTCCCCGTGTGTCCCCCATGTCTGTCCCATGTGTCCTGCATGTCTGTCCTGTGTCCCCCCTGTGTTTGCCCCGTGTCCCTGCCTCCATGTGTCCCCCACATCTGCCTGGCTCCTTACTCACCCATGTCCATGGTCCCTATGCCTGCCCTACTCCCTGtgtccctctcccccccccgTCCACCCCACTCCccgtgtccccatccccacccctgccccgtGTCCCCCTCCTCGTCCCCACAGGCCCCCGTCGGCTCCCGCGATGGCTCAGACGCTGCAGATGGAGATCCCCAACTTTGGGAACAGCATCCTGGAGTGCCTGAACGAGCAGCGGCTGCAGGGGCTGTACTGCGACGTCTCGGTGGTGGTGAAGGGCCACGCGTTCAAGGCGCACCGGGCCGTGCTGGCCGCCAGCAGCTCCTATTTTCGGGACcttttcaacagcagcaagagCGCGGTGGTGGAGCTGCCAGCCGCCGTCCAGCCCCAGTCCTTCCAGCAGATCCTCAGCTTCTGCTACACAGGACGGCTGAGCATGAACGTGGGCGACCAGTTCCTGCTGATGTACACGGCCGGCTTCCTGCAGATCCAGGAGATCATGGAGAAGGGGACTGAGTTCTTCCTCAAGGTCAGCTCGCCCAGCTGCGACTCGCAGGGGCTGCACGGCGAGGAGGCACCCTCCTCCGAGCCCCAGAGCCCCGTGGCTCAGACCTCGGGGTGGCCCTCGGGCGCTGCCGCCCTGCCCCTGGTCTCGCGGGTGAAGACGGAGCAGGGAGAGCCCGAGGGGGTGCAGTGCACCTTCGTGGTCAAGCGCCTCTGGGATGGCGGCCCCAAGGACGGTGCCGCCGGCGGCAATGGCAGCCGTAAGATGGCCAAATTCTCCGCGCCCGAGCCGGGACGCCagccgcagcccccagccccagcggcTGCAGCGGGGCCAGCCCcagcggcagcggcggcggcagcgcccggccccAGCGCGGCTGACCAAACCAGCCCCGGCGGCACGTCCAGTGCCTACACGAGCGACAGCCCCGGTTCCTTCCACAACGAggaggacgaggaggaggaCGGGGGCGAGGAAGGCTCGGACGAGCAGTACCGCCAGATCTGCAACATGTACACCATGTACAGCATGATGAATGTAGGGCAGGCAGGTGAGGCTCCGCCCATGCGGGGCGTGGTCGGTGGGGGCACCGCCCACTGGGTGTGACACACCGAGGCTCCACCCACGGGGTGTGGTTTGAGGGGATGGGGTTCTTTGTGGGGGTGTGGTCAGGTGGGGCTCTGCCCGTTGTGGGGGTGTGGTCATCGGGGGCACACCCATTAAGGGGTGTGGTCACCTAATGCCCCACCCATGAGACAGGGTCACCTAATGCCCAGTCTCAGGcgtggctggggaggggtgtGGCCACATCTGGGGGGTATGTTTTGGGGATGTGGGTGGGGTCACCTGAGGCTCCACCTCTCTGGGGGTGTGGCCAGATGCTTCCATGCTCAGGGGGTGGAGCTAGAGGAGTTAGGCCCCACCCATAGGCTGTGTCTGTGGGTGGGCGTGGCTTATGGGCCCACTCCTAGGCTGTGTCTGTGGGTGGGCGTGGCTTACGGGCCCACCCATGGGTGTGGCTATTGGTGGGAAGGAGCCCCGCTGTAGGGAATGAGTGCTGGGTGTGGTCTGTTAGGCTCCACCCCTTGTGGGTGGTGTTTGTGGGTGTGGCCTGGTGGGGCTCCACCCCCTGGTGATGGTTATGGGAGGCACATGGCCAGGAGTTGAGCTGTCGCTGAGTCCCCGTGTCCCCT
Protein-coding sequences here:
- the NACC1 gene encoding nucleus accumbens-associated protein 1 — translated: MAQTLQMEIPNFGNSILECLNEQRLQGLYCDVSVVVKGHAFKAHRAVLAASSSYFRDLFNSSKSAVVELPAAVQPQSFQQILSFCYTGRLSMNVGDQFLLMYTAGFLQIQEIMEKGTEFFLKVSSPSCDSQGLHGEEAPSSEPQSPVAQTSGWPSGAAALPLVSRVKTEQGEPEGVQCTFVVKRLWDGGPKDGAAGGNGSRKMAKFSAPEPGRQPQPPAPAAAAGPAPAAAAAAAPGPSAADQTSPGGTSSAYTSDSPGSFHNEEDEEEDGGEEGSDEQYRQICNMYTMYSMMNVGQAAAEKVEALPDQATSESRNRVRVRQDLASLPAELINQIGNRCHPKLYDEGDPAEKLELVTGTNVYITRAQLMNCHVSAGTRHKVLLRRLLASFFDRNTLANSCGTGIRSSTNDPSRKPLDSRVLHAVKFYCQNFAPNFKESEMNAIAADMCTNARRVVRKSWIPKLKLLMAEGDSYTSFINDTGKLEPDIMGPEPAFEAAGHEGEAGAPGEGLQ